From Campylobacter showae:
GAAGCGTACAGAAAACCCAGTAAGTTACGGCAATAAAAAGAAACTACCAGCAGTGTTTTTTGCTGATATTTTCTCTGACTATCCAATAAAAACAGTCAAATTTTACACATCCAAGTCAGCCAAAATGATATACAATACCCAAATTATTAGCACGGATCAGTAATCCAAGTTAAAGATAAACCGTATTTTGTAAGCGATAGCGACAATCTAGCATTAAAATAATGTCTAATGGCGGTAAATTTTATCTACGAGTTTCGTAGTAAAGTAGTGAATAAGCCCAAAGGAATTATTATAGCAAATAGGCGAAATAAGCCTAGTCAAAGCTGCGACGAGGCGCGACGAGCTAAAGCGATACTTTGATTTTCGGACGACAGATCTTGTGATATGTATAAAGTATCGCAAGCTGTTTAAGTCCGTAAAATCAAGCTAATTTTAAACTTGCAGATACTTTTTATTCTATGCTATTTTGGGCGGTTTTGCGCGTAAATTTGGATTTTAAAAATATTAAAAAATAAAATTTGCACTAAAAGTGAAATCAAAATAAGCTAATTTTTTTTATCCAAATTTAGCTTTGCAAGGGTATTGCAAGTTAAATTTCTAAAATCGGACCGCATTTCAAATAAATAGGTTGATATTAAAAAGCGAAAACCGTTATTTTGCTACTTTTTTTTTGTCGATATGAAAATTTAACGAGCGGCTTAGTCTCTCGCATCTATAAACTTGTGTTTGTGCGATAAAAATTACCGTAAAAGTTAAGCCGCCTGTTTTTTTATTTATTTTTTTGTACTGCGCAAAAGACTCATCTTCATCTCGTAGTACCCCACGCTCATATCGACGTAGTGTTTGTGCGGGTTTTCAAAGCGCTGCTCTTCCTGCCAAATTTCATTTTCGAGCTGCTTTTTTACGTAGTCTCTGATTTGCGATAAATTTACCGGCTCGGCTGCGCGCTTGCCGTCTTTTACGACTAGATTTTGTAGCTGCCGCGCCGTGCAACCCTCAAAATACAGCTCCTTCCACGGCCTATCGGGATCTATGTAGCGGTAGGGTTTTGAGAGGTCGGGCGTTTCGTCCGCGTTCGTGATCAAATCGGCGACGGCTTGACCGCCTTTATATATGCGCCAGACCTTTTTTAGACCCGGGTTAGTCATCTTTTCTACGGCCTCCGAGACCTTTATACGCGGGCTAAAAATGCCTTCTTTTTCGACTGCGACTAGTTTATAGACTCCGCCGAAAACCGGATCGCTTTTTGACGTTATCAGTCGTTCGCCCACGCCAAAGCCGTCTATGCGTCCGCCTTGGGTTAAAATCGAGGCGATGGTGTATTCATCCAGGCTGTTTGAGACGATGATTTTGCAGTCTTGTAGCCCCGCCGCATCTAGCATCGCGCGGGTTTTTTTAGATAGATACGCTAGGTCGCCCGAGTCTAGCCTAACGGCTTTTAGACGCTTACCCATGGGTTCAAGCACTTCTTTTGCCGTTTTTATCGCATTTGGCACGCCGCTATGCAGCACGTCGTAGGTATCTACGAGCAGCGAAGCGGAGCCCGGATAGAGCAGGGCGTAGCGCTTAAAGGCTTCAAATTCGTCGCCAAAATACATCACCCAGCTGTGCGCCATCGTGCCGGTCGTCGGTATACTAAAAGCCTTAGCCGCCAAAACCGTCGCCGTGCCGTCCACGCCGCCGATATAGGCCGCTCTAGCGCCGTATACGGCCGCGTCGAAGTTATGCGCGCGTCTGGCGCCGAAGTCAAACACGCTCCTGCCGTCTGCGGCTTTTACGATGCGCCTAGCTTTGGTCGCGATGAGGCTTTGGTGGTTTATCTGCGATAGGATCGCGGTTTCTATGAGCTGCGCGTCGATAGGCGAGGCCACGACGGTTATAAACGGCTCTTGCGGATAGATGATCGTGCCTTCGGCAAATGCGTATATATCGCCTCTAAAGCGAAATTTACGCAGGTAATCCAAAAAATCCTCGCTAAATAAATTTAACGAGCGCAGATAAGCTACGTCGCTATCCTCAAAGCGAAAATTTTCTACGTACTCAATGATTTGCTCAAGTCCCGCAAATATCGCAAAACCGCCGCCGCTAGGCACTTTGCGGTAAAAAACGTCAAACGCCACTCGCGGCTGGTCCCCGCTTTTAAAATACCCCTCCGCCATCGTAAGTTCGTAAAAATCCATCACCATGCTGACGTTTCTTGCGTCAAACTGCGTCATTTTTGCCCTTTCTCGTTAAAATTTGATAATGATATAACCCCGCGGCTTGCGAGACGCTGAAATTTAGCGGAACGGTTTTTAACAAATATATTATTTAATCTCATAATATTATCACTTTTTATCGGTTTTTAAGCTCTATTAGCATATAGTTTTAAAGTTTTTATTTAAAAAAAATTTTTATATTATTTTTATATTTTAAATTACTTTTTTGAGTTTTAAGAATATGAAATCTGTAAATTTAGGAGGATTTTATGAAGCAAGCCTTGCTTTTAAGCAGCTCAAGCTACAAGGATACGGGCTATCTTAAGCACTGTAAAAACTGGATATACGACTTTTTAAAAGAGTGCGAGGTTTGGGACGAGCAGGTGCTTTTCATCCCGTATGCAGGAGTTCGCCGCACAAACGACGAGTACGAGCAAAAGGTCATCGACTGCCTGGAATACAAAAATATCGCGTCCATCCATAAATTTAGCGATCCAAAACGCGCCGTAGCCGAGGCCAAAGCCATCTGCATCGGCGGCGGAAATACCTTTGCACTGCTTTACTATCTTTATAAATTTGATTTAGTCGAAGCTATCAGGCAAAGAGTGGAGGCCGGAGTGCCGTATTTTGGCTGGAGTGCGGGCGCAAACGTCGCGGGAAGCACGATGATGACGACAAACGACATGCCTATCATCATGCCAAAGAGCTTTGACGCGTTAAATATCTTCCCGCATCAGATAAATCCGCATTTTATCAGCGGCAAGATCGCCGGACATAACGGCGAAAGCAGGGAGGAGAGGCTGGAGGAGTTTTTGATAGTAAATCAAAAAAGCCTGATCTACGCGCTGCCTGAAGGCACGGCTCTAAGGATAAAAGGCGAAAATGCGACCGTGATGGGTATGGATGAAAGCTGCGTTTTAAAAATGGCGTATCAAAAAGAAACCGAGCTCATAAAGGTCGGAGATAGCTTTAAATTTTAGCCGTTTTCGATTCGCGGCTCAAATTTCAAATTTGAAACGGTTTTAGAAAAGCTTTCAAATTTGGATTGGGTACCGATCGGCGACAAAAATAAAAAGATTAAATTTGACTCGAAACTAGCGCGCAAAATCCAAACGGCGTAAATTTGAGTCAAATTTGAAACAGGTATAAAACACAAAACGAAAGGGGACAAAATGGCTACTGCTAAGCTAATCTGTGCGGTCATAGGCTTGATCGCCGTCGTGTTTTTATTGGTCAAAAAAAGAGAGACCAAAACCGTGCTCATCGGCGTGGGACTCGTACTCTGCGTCATCTGCCTAAATCCGCTCGGAGCGCTTGAGAGCTTTACGAAGTCGATGACTTCGGCGGGGCTTATCAAGGCGATTTGCGCTAGCATGGGCTTTGCTTACGTTATGAAGGTTACTAAGTGCGACCAGCACCTAGTTTTGCTACTTACGAAGCCGATGAAAAATATCGGATTTTTGCTGATTCCGACTACATTCGTGCTGACTTATTTCATCAATATCGCGATACCGTCGGCTGCGGGCTGCTCGGCTGCGGTGGGAGCTACGATGATACCGCTTTTGATGGCCTCTGGCGTACGTCCTGCGATGGCGGGAGCGGCGGTGTTTGCCGGTACGTTTGGCGGCGTGCTAAGCCCGGGCTCTGCGCACAACATCTTCGTAACCGACATGGTTAAAAAGACAAACGAAGCCTACACCGTCCAAGACGTCATCGGCGTGCAGTTTCCAAACGCCGTAGCCGCCGGTATCGTCGTTTTGATCGTGATTAGCTTGACGGCGATTATCTTTAAAGATTATCAAAAAGGGCAGGATTTTTCGCCTAAATCTACAAGCAACGCCGGCGAAGCGACGCAGACGAAGGTAAATTTGCTATTTGCTCTAGCGCCTCTCATCCCGCTAGTTATCCTAGTCGTCGGCGGCACCGGCTTAAATAAAATCTCATGGCTAGCATGGACGAAGATGGGCGTGGCCGAGGCTATGATCCTTGGCGCTATCATCGCGGTTTTCATCACGTGGACGAGCCCGGAAAAGATCACCAAGGAGTTTTTTAACGGTATGGGTAGCGCCTACGCTGAGGTCATGGGTATCATCATCGCCGCCGGCGTTTTCGTCGCGGGTCTAAAGGCGTGCGGCGCGATCGATGCGGTCACCGAGTGGCTAAAGCACTCTCAGGAGTTCGTGCGCTACGGCGGTACTTTCGTGCCGTATCTCATGGGTACGGTCACCGGCTCTGGCGATGCCGCTACGATGGCGTTTAACCAAGCTATCACCGTTCATGCCGCAGATCTTGGCTTCGCGCAGGATAAGCTAGGTATGGCTGCTGCGATCTCTGGCGCGCTAGGCCGCTCGTCGTCTCCTATCGCGGGTGCAGCGATCGTGTGCGCGGGTCTAGCTATGGTTAGCCCGGTCGAGATAGCTAAGCGAACGGCTCCTGCGATGGCGATAGCCGTGTGTGTTATAGCGTTTTTTATGCTCTAAATTTAGAGTTAAATTTGATAAAGTCGGCGCCTTGCCGACTTTTTTACGTGAAAGGCGTTTGTCACCCTTTTTTAAATCTCTAAATTTTAGAAAATTAGTTAAATTTAATCCTTGCACACCTCGTTTCTCTCAAACAAGCGCTTTTTCTATCAAATTTACCGAGTCAAATTTGCCGCGCAAAGGCGGCCGTGCTATCTTTGGATAAATTTTTTATATCGGTCGCAGGCTAGCTCGGGCTCCATTTCGCACGCTTTTTTGAGGTATTTTTCGGCCGTATTTGCGTCCTCTTTGACGCCTCGTCCTTGCGCGTATAGGTTGCCTAGGTTGTAGCATCCGCCGCCATTACCCATGTCGCAGGCTTTGGCGTAAAATTCGCTAGCTTTTGCGTAGTCTTGCTTCATGCCGCGTCCGTTTGCGTAGGCAAAGCCCAAATTTGAGCAGCCCGCCTCATCGCCCATATCGCACGCCTTTGCGTAAAGCTCGGCGGCTTTTTTGCCGTCCTGCGCTACACCGCTTCCGTTGTCGTATAAAAAGCCCAAATTTGAGCAGCCTGCGCCGCTACCTAGCTTGCACGCCTTTGAGTAGAGTTCGGCCGCCTTTTG
This genomic window contains:
- a CDS encoding nicotinate phosphoribosyltransferase, with protein sequence MTQFDARNVSMVMDFYELTMAEGYFKSGDQPRVAFDVFYRKVPSGGGFAIFAGLEQIIEYVENFRFEDSDVAYLRSLNLFSEDFLDYLRKFRFRGDIYAFAEGTIIYPQEPFITVVASPIDAQLIETAILSQINHQSLIATKARRIVKAADGRSVFDFGARRAHNFDAAVYGARAAYIGGVDGTATVLAAKAFSIPTTGTMAHSWVMYFGDEFEAFKRYALLYPGSASLLVDTYDVLHSGVPNAIKTAKEVLEPMGKRLKAVRLDSGDLAYLSKKTRAMLDAAGLQDCKIIVSNSLDEYTIASILTQGGRIDGFGVGERLITSKSDPVFGGVYKLVAVEKEGIFSPRIKVSEAVEKMTNPGLKKVWRIYKGGQAVADLITNADETPDLSKPYRYIDPDRPWKELYFEGCTARQLQNLVVKDGKRAAEPVNLSQIRDYVKKQLENEIWQEEQRFENPHKHYVDMSVGYYEMKMSLLRSTKK
- the pepE gene encoding dipeptidase PepE; the protein is MKQALLLSSSSYKDTGYLKHCKNWIYDFLKECEVWDEQVLFIPYAGVRRTNDEYEQKVIDCLEYKNIASIHKFSDPKRAVAEAKAICIGGGNTFALLYYLYKFDLVEAIRQRVEAGVPYFGWSAGANVAGSTMMTTNDMPIIMPKSFDALNIFPHQINPHFISGKIAGHNGESREERLEEFLIVNQKSLIYALPEGTALRIKGENATVMGMDESCVLKMAYQKETELIKVGDSFKF
- the dcuC gene encoding C4-dicarboxylate transporter DcuC; this encodes MATAKLICAVIGLIAVVFLLVKKRETKTVLIGVGLVLCVICLNPLGALESFTKSMTSAGLIKAICASMGFAYVMKVTKCDQHLVLLLTKPMKNIGFLLIPTTFVLTYFINIAIPSAAGCSAAVGATMIPLLMASGVRPAMAGAAVFAGTFGGVLSPGSAHNIFVTDMVKKTNEAYTVQDVIGVQFPNAVAAGIVVLIVISLTAIIFKDYQKGQDFSPKSTSNAGEATQTKVNLLFALAPLIPLVILVVGGTGLNKISWLAWTKMGVAEAMILGAIIAVFITWTSPEKITKEFFNGMGSAYAEVMGIIIAAGVFVAGLKACGAIDAVTEWLKHSQEFVRYGGTFVPYLMGTVTGSGDAATMAFNQAITVHAADLGFAQDKLGMAAAISGALGRSSSPIAGAAIVCAGLAMVSPVEIAKRTAPAMAIAVCVIAFFML
- a CDS encoding tetratricopeptide repeat protein; the protein is MKKIFLPLIAASVLAVGADINALQKQCDGGNGASCYELGVLYDNGRDGAVQDYQKAAELYSKACKLGSGAGCSNLGFLYDNGSGVAQDGKKAAELYAKACDMGDEAGCSNLGFAYANGRGMKQDYAKASEFYAKACDMGNGGGCYNLGNLYAQGRGVKEDANTAEKYLKKACEMEPELACDRYKKFIQR